From Polaribacter butkevichii, a single genomic window includes:
- a CDS encoding LytR/AlgR family response regulator transcription factor: MNTLNAIIIDDEVNARENLRYLITEFCKNISIISEAKNVDEGVLLIKEHQPQLVFLDIEMPQKNGFHLLEAFDEIDFQIIFVTAYDQYAIKAFQVAALDYLLKPIDIERLQNAVEKASNLIATGGVNNRFNLLKNNRQKVKKIAIPYKSDYVILDLKNIFCIEADRMYAILYTEKGKKYVAAKKLSYYENLLCEENEFLRIHRSWIINSNAIKMYSKKEKCIQLKNDIKIPVSKSYKEEFEAIFFT; encoded by the coding sequence ATGAACACATTAAACGCTATTATAATTGATGATGAAGTTAATGCTCGAGAAAATTTACGCTATTTAATAACAGAATTTTGTAAAAATATATCTATTATTTCTGAAGCAAAAAATGTTGACGAGGGAGTTCTTCTTATAAAAGAACATCAACCTCAACTTGTTTTTTTAGATATAGAAATGCCTCAAAAAAATGGATTCCATCTATTGGAAGCTTTTGATGAAATTGACTTTCAAATAATTTTTGTCACTGCCTATGATCAATATGCTATAAAAGCTTTTCAAGTTGCGGCCCTAGACTACTTGTTAAAACCAATAGACATAGAAAGGTTGCAAAATGCAGTAGAAAAAGCATCTAATTTAATAGCTACTGGTGGAGTTAATAATCGATTCAACTTATTAAAAAATAATAGACAAAAAGTAAAAAAAATTGCAATTCCTTATAAAAGTGATTATGTAATTTTAGACCTTAAAAACATTTTTTGCATTGAAGCAGATAGAATGTATGCTATACTTTATACCGAAAAAGGTAAAAAATATGTTGCCGCAAAAAAACTAAGTTATTATGAAAATTTACTTTGTGAAGAAAATGAGTTTTTAAGAATACATAGATCTTGGATTATAAACAGTAATGCCATTAAAATGTATTCTAAAAAAGAAAAATGTATTCAACTTAAAAATGATATCAAAATCCCAGTAAGTAAAAGTTACAAAGAAGAATTTGAAGCTATTTTCTTCACTTAA
- a CDS encoding sensor histidine kinase produces the protein MNIIKKTYSKIVNIGIYNDAKKEHKKIRLLNAFCLTWGFSILLFISLDPFFSQNFLNSLKVHLFSFLAIILVFFLQKKQLYTLARVIYILALISVTFIFANFIEPLRLMENFYFVFPLIALVFIDKKWITISIMFICWLLYYVPFTLDTNLYPEKMMNPGLILAVFTGTYVILNYSKVLNKKSEERLLKSKQELELAYLELEERKKSELAHLQLKSLKAQMNPHFMFNAMNSIQSLVLKGDKHEAYNYLTKFASLIRENLNMSEKSFIEFDEELSLLKKYLELEKLRFREDFEYIIIGENSIEDIKIPSMIIQPFIENALKHGLLHKTEGIKKVKIEFSLNTVFKCIITDNGVGIKVSEEINKKNHNKEVSFSTKAIKERLALLKTYYNSDIGFEYENITEGTKVILKIPYSKE, from the coding sequence ATGAATATAATTAAAAAAACTTACTCAAAAATAGTAAATATTGGTATTTACAATGATGCCAAAAAAGAACATAAAAAAATTCGTTTATTAAATGCATTCTGTTTAACATGGGGATTTTCTATTTTATTATTTATCAGTTTAGATCCTTTTTTTAGTCAAAATTTTCTAAACAGTTTAAAAGTTCATCTTTTTTCTTTCTTAGCTATAATATTAGTATTCTTTTTACAAAAAAAACAACTTTATACCTTAGCAAGAGTAATTTACATTTTGGCACTAATTTCTGTAACATTTATTTTTGCAAACTTTATAGAACCTCTTCGTCTCATGGAAAATTTCTATTTTGTTTTTCCTTTGATAGCTCTTGTTTTTATTGATAAAAAATGGATTACCATATCTATTATGTTTATTTGTTGGCTACTTTATTACGTTCCTTTTACATTAGATACAAATCTGTATCCAGAAAAAATGATGAATCCTGGATTAATTCTCGCCGTTTTTACAGGTACCTATGTTATCCTCAATTACTCTAAAGTTTTAAACAAAAAAAGTGAAGAAAGGTTACTAAAAAGCAAACAAGAATTAGAATTGGCTTATCTAGAGTTAGAAGAACGCAAAAAAAGTGAGTTGGCACATCTGCAACTAAAATCATTAAAAGCACAAATGAATCCGCATTTTATGTTTAATGCAATGAATTCTATACAGAGCTTAGTTTTAAAAGGCGACAAACATGAAGCCTATAATTACTTAACTAAATTTGCCTCATTAATTAGAGAAAATTTAAACATGAGTGAGAAAAGTTTTATTGAATTCGATGAAGAATTATCTCTTTTAAAAAAATATTTAGAATTAGAAAAACTACGTTTTAGAGAAGATTTCGAATATATAATTATAGGAGAAAATTCTATTGAAGATATAAAAATACCATCAATGATTATTCAACCATTCATAGAAAACGCTTTAAAACATGGGCTATTACACAAAACAGAAGGTATCAAAAAAGTGAAAATTGAATTTTCTCTAAATACCGTTTTTAAATGTATAATTACAGACAATGGTGTTGGTATAAAAGTTTCTGAAGAAATAAATAAAAAAAACCACAACAAAGAAGTTTCTTTCTCTACCAAGGCAATAAAAGAAAGATTAGCATTACTAAAAACATATTACAATTCAGATATTGGTTTTGAGTATGAAAATATTACAGAAGGCACAAAAGTTATTTTAAAAATACCTTACAGTAAAGAATAG
- the dnaK gene encoding molecular chaperone DnaK translates to MSKIIGIDLGTTNSCVSVMEGNEPVVIPNAEGKRTTPSIVAFVEGGERKIGDPAKRQAVTNPTKTVYSIKRFMGNKFSESTQEATRVPYKVVKGDNDTPRVDIDGRLYTPQEISAMVLQKMKKTAEDYLGTEVSEAVITVPAYFNDAQRQATKEAGEIAGLQVKRIINEPTAAALAYGLDKSNDDKKIVVFDFGGGTHDVSILELGDGVFEVLATDGDTHLGGDDVDERIINWLAEEFKADEDLDLRKDPMSLQRLKEAAEKAKIELSSSASTEINLPYVTATASGPKHLVRTLSRSKFEQLIDDLIKRTIEPCQTALKNADLTISDIDEIVLVGGSTRIPAVQEAVEKFFGKAPSKGVNPDEVVALGAAIQGGVLSGDVKDVLLLDVTPLSLGIETMGNVFTKLIDANTTIPTKKSQVFSTAVDNQPSVEIHVLQGERAMAADNNTIGRFHLDGLPPAQRGIPQIEVTFDIDANGIIKVSALDKGTNKSHEIRIEASSGLSEEEIEKMRKDAEANADADKVAKETAEKVNGADSMIFQTEKQLKEFGDKLSADKKGPIEAALVELKAAHESKDLAQIDAAMEKINEAWKVASEEMYAAEQGAAGADAGAQQAQPEADAQGDNVEDVDFEEVK, encoded by the coding sequence CTAAAAGACAAGCTGTAACAAACCCTACAAAAACAGTTTATTCTATTAAACGTTTTATGGGTAACAAATTTTCTGAATCTACCCAAGAAGCAACAAGAGTTCCTTATAAAGTAGTAAAAGGAGATAATGATACACCTAGAGTAGATATTGATGGTCGTTTATATACGCCTCAAGAAATTTCTGCAATGGTGTTACAAAAAATGAAAAAAACCGCTGAAGATTACTTAGGAACTGAAGTTTCTGAAGCAGTTATTACTGTACCAGCATATTTTAACGATGCACAAAGACAAGCTACTAAAGAAGCTGGTGAAATTGCAGGTTTACAAGTAAAAAGAATTATAAACGAGCCTACTGCTGCTGCATTAGCTTATGGTTTAGATAAGTCTAACGACGATAAAAAAATTGTTGTTTTTGATTTTGGTGGTGGAACACATGATGTTTCTATCTTAGAATTAGGAGATGGTGTTTTTGAAGTATTAGCTACTGATGGAGATACACATTTAGGTGGTGATGATGTTGATGAAAGAATCATTAACTGGTTAGCAGAAGAGTTTAAAGCTGATGAAGATTTAGATTTACGTAAAGACCCAATGTCTTTACAACGTTTAAAAGAAGCTGCAGAAAAAGCGAAGATTGAATTATCTTCTTCTGCATCTACAGAAATTAACTTACCTTATGTTACTGCTACTGCTAGCGGACCAAAACACTTAGTAAGAACATTATCTAGATCTAAATTTGAGCAATTAATTGACGATTTAATAAAAAGAACTATTGAGCCTTGTCAAACTGCTTTAAAAAATGCTGATTTAACTATTTCTGATATCGATGAAATTGTATTAGTTGGTGGTTCTACAAGAATACCTGCTGTACAAGAAGCTGTTGAGAAATTCTTTGGAAAAGCGCCAAGTAAAGGAGTAAACCCTGATGAAGTTGTTGCTTTAGGAGCTGCAATTCAAGGTGGAGTTTTATCTGGAGATGTTAAAGATGTATTGTTATTAGACGTTACACCTTTATCTTTAGGTATTGAAACAATGGGTAATGTTTTCACAAAATTAATTGATGCAAACACAACCATTCCTACAAAAAAATCTCAAGTATTCTCTACAGCAGTAGACAATCAACCATCTGTAGAAATTCACGTTTTACAAGGTGAAAGAGCAATGGCGGCAGATAATAATACTATTGGTCGTTTCCATTTAGATGGTTTACCACCAGCACAAAGAGGAATTCCTCAAATTGAAGTAACTTTTGATATTGATGCAAATGGTATTATTAAAGTTTCTGCTTTAGACAAAGGAACTAACAAATCTCATGAAATTAGAATTGAAGCTTCTTCTGGTTTATCTGAAGAAGAAATTGAAAAAATGAGAAAAGATGCAGAAGCAAATGCTGATGCTGATAAAGTTGCTAAAGAAACTGCAGAAAAAGTAAACGGAGCAGATTCTATGATTTTCCAAACGGAAAAACAATTAAAAGAATTTGGAGACAAATTATCTGCGGATAAAAAAGGACCAATTGAAGCTGCTTTAGTAGAATTAAAAGCTGCTCATGAATCTAAAGATTTAGCACAAATTGATGCTGCTATGGAAAAGATTAATGAAGCTTGGAAAGTTGCCTCAGAAGAAATGTATGCTGCTGAACAAGGAGCTGCAGGAGCTGATGCTGGTGCTCAACAAGCGCAACCAGAAGCAGATGCTCAGGGAGACAATGTTGAAGATGTAGATTTTGAAGAAGTAAAATAA